The segment GCTGCGGGGAAAGGCGGCGATGCCGGGCCGGGAACGGACTTCCACGCTGTCTCGCAAGGATATGTTTCGCTTACGCCGGTTCATATTGATATGACCCGCCACGAAGCGCTTGTTTCCCTCAGAAGCTGGGTGGACTCTCTTCAGGCATCCATGGGGGACGGTGCGTGAGTGGTGAGCTTCAGGGTATCGGGATGACTTCCCGGCGCACGCGTATGCGCCTGGTTCAACGCCTCAAAGAATCGGGTATCGAGTCGGATCGCGTTCTGGAAGTCATGGGGCAGGTGCCGCGCCACATTTTTCTGGATGAGGCTCTGTCGCATCGGGCTTATGAGGACACGTCACTGCCTATCGGCTATGGTCAGACGCTGTCTCAGCCCTACATCGTCGCCCGAATGACCGAACTGTTACTCAGGCATGAACCCGCCAGAGTTCTGGAGCTGGGTACGGGGTCAGGTTACCAGACAGCTGTGTTGTCACAGCTGTTTGATCAGATTTACAGTGTTGAACGGATCAAGCCGCTTCAAGACCGTGCCCGGGAGAGGCTGCGGCAGCTCAATATCCGGAATGTCATGCTCAAGCATGCAGACGGTGGCATGGGATGGCCGGAAAGAGGGCCATTTGACGGCATTATTGTTACAGCAGCTCCGATGGAGGTGCCATCGGAGCTGCTGGACCAGCTAGCAGATGGTGGCGTTCTGGTGGCGCCGGTTGGTGAAGAGCACCAGGTGCTTGTGGAAGTGATCCGCAATGGCGACCGTTTTGAACGCCGTGAACTGGAGCCGGTTCGCTTTGTACCCCTGTTGGGAGGAGTTGTCCGTTGACCAATCAGCCGCAGAAAATCAACACGCAAAGCGCTGTCCGCGGACAACATCCCGCCTCAGTGTTTTTGAGGGGCATGGCGATGGGGGCTGCGGATGTTGTTCCTGGCGTATCCGGTGGCACCATCGCGTTTATAACCGGCATTTACTTCCGGCTTCTGGAGGCTATTAGCGCCATTCCGAGGGCTGTGTTCAGGGATCTGTTCCGGGGGAAACTGAGTGCTTTCTGGCAGGCCTGTGATGGCACCTTTCTCAGCACGCTGCTGGCAGGCATTCTTACCAGCATTGTTACTATGGCATCCGGGATCAGCTTCCTGCTTGCCGAATACCCGATTCTGATCTGGAGCTTTTTTTTCGGGTTGATTCTCGCGTCTGTCTGGCACGTCGGCCGTCAGGCACGACACTACCGCGTATCTCTGCTCTTTCCTCTTGTTATTGGTATTGTCGTTGCGTGGTGGATCACAACCCTGTCTGTAGGCCAGCTTAACCCCTCCGCTCTGACCTTTTTCGCCGCCGGAGCTGTAGCAATATGCGCGATGATCCTGCCCGGTATTTCCGGCAGCTTTATTCTGGTTATTGTTGGTATGTACGCTCCGGTTCTGGCGGCCATAAAATCCTTTGATATCGCCGTGTTGCTGCTGTTTATGGCAGGCTGTCTGGTGGGCCTGCTGTCGGTAGCAAGGCTGATTACCTGGGCTTTTCACAAGTATCATGACCATGTGCTGGCGCTGCTTACCGGCTTCATGATTGGTGCACTGAATAAGGTATGGCCGTGGAAGGAGACTCTCAGCTGGCGAACCAACAGTTCCGGCGAACAGGTACCTTTGAGTGAGGTCAGCATCAGCCCTGGGGCATTTGCGGATCTCACTGGTCTGGATCCGCAGATTGCGACAGTCGCGGCAATGGTCATCGTCGGTATTGTTCTTGTGCTGCTGATCGAGTGGTTTGGTGGGCGCTACCAGAAAGCGGAGCAGGCGGTGTCCGATAGTGCCGGGTAATTCCTGAGGGGCCCCGTGTTACCTTTACAGGCACACTATTGTTCCCGCCCGTAACAAAGACGGTGAGGGGTAACAGGGATGGGTACTGAGTAACTTGGATTTGAATTCAAAATGTGCAATAAATTAGCGAGTTGCTTTTGAAACTTCAGGATCTTCTTTGAACAGATTCAGAGCCAATACAGATTCCTCATAACCGGGCCGGTGTTATTCCAGTGAGATTGTTACGTGGGTCAGCTCAAGCCGGATTGTCGGCCTCCCCGCGGTTCCTCTTTGGTGCCCACTCTTCTGCCTGCACTTCTGAAACCGGTAAGTTCTGGTTTTTTCTGATTGCATTTCTTTTTCTTTCGGGATCACTGAGCGGCTGCAACACGCAGGCGCTTTACCGGGATGATATTTATAATCCGCCAGTTTACTGGGGGCGCCATGTCGTCCGCGAGGGTGAGACTTTGTACGGTATCGCCTGGATCTACGGCCGCGATTACCGGGAGCTGGGCAATGCCAATGGCCTCAGTCCACCCTGGACTATCCGGGCCGGGCAGGTGCTTCGGTTGGACCGTCGCGGCACTGCTACATCCGGCAGTGGTGGTCGTGCCACCGCAAAGGCATCCAGGCCATCCGCAAACACATCCGCCCGGGCATCCGGAGCCAGATCCCCTGTACCGACGCCAGCGTCTACCCGGAAACCCGCTGTCACCCGACAGTCGGACAACTCTGCCCCACTGGCTTCCCGAACCCAGACAGTAGCCAGTATCCCGTGGCGCTGGCCTCACTCTGGCACCGTAATTGCAGGCTATTCATCATCCGGAAAAGTCAACAAAGGCGTTGATATTGCCGGAAAAGCCGGGGATGCTGTAAGAGCTGCCGCAGATGGAAGTGTGGTCTACGCTGGCAATGGTTTGTTGGGTTATGGCAATCTGATTATTGTGAATCATAACGAGCAATATCTGAGTGCGTACGCTCATAACCGGAAGATTCTGGTTAGTGAAGGGGAGGGAGTAAAAGCTGGACAAGTTATAGCAGAACTCGGCGGCAGTGGTTCAGATCGCCCCATGTTGCATTTTGAGATCCGAAAAAATGGTAACCCGGTCGATCCAACTCATTATCTGCCACCACGCTAATGACAGATGCAGTGCTTAAAATAAGAAGAAGTGATGGCAACAGCCCACATAAGCTTGCCATTGAAGAAGTCCTGAAGAGAAAAGAAATAACCATTGCCCGCAACAAAAAAAAGTATCGGGCAGAAATCCAGGATTGTTGAAAGGCGGGGCAAGAGATATGTCAGCAGAGCAAGAAGGTATGATTGTTGATCGCATAACAGGCGTTGATGGCTCTTCAAACGTTGATGACTCTGAGGATCAGTTACTCGCAGAGGAAAAAACCGATAAGAGCGCCCCGGAGGCTGCCGAAGCCAATGAAGGATTCCCCACCCAGGGGCGTTATTACGCCAGTGCAAAGCAGCTGGATGCCACTCAGCTTTATCTCAACGAAATTGGTTTCTCACCACTTCTGACACCGGAAGAGGAAGTCTATTTTGCACGCCTGGCGCGCAAAGGTGAGGATTCTGGCCGTAAACGAATGATTGAGAGCAACCTGAGGCTGGTTGTTAAGATTGCTCGCCGCTATGTGAATCGAGGGCTCACTCTGTTGGATCTGATCGAAGAGGGTAACCTCGGGCTGATCCGTGCGGTTGAAAAGTTTGACCCGGAGCGGGGCTTCCGTTTCTCCACCTACGCAACATGGTGGATTCGCCAGACGATAGAGCGGGCCATCATGAACCAGACCCGCACCATCCGCTTGCCTATTCACGTAGTTAAGGAGCTGAACCTTTATCTGCGAGCTGCTCGCGAACTGACGCAGACGCTTGATCATGAGCCCTCTGCGGAAGAAATTGCAAAGAAGGTGGACAAGCCGGTCAATGATGTAAAGCGTATGCTGGGGCTTAATGAGCGCGTTGCCTCCATGGATATGCCAATCGGTGCCGGTGGCGAAAAGTCCCTACTGGATACAGTGGCCGATGAGGGCGCCTCTGATCCCGCAGACGTACTGCAGGAAAGCAACATGTGTTCCTGTCTTGGGAAATGGATAGACCAGCTCAGCGAGAAGCAGCAAGAAGTCCTGTCCCGGAGGTTCGGCCTCAGAGGTTACCCGGTCAGCACGCTGGAAGAAGTCGGGCAGGAAATTTGCCTGACCCGGGAGCGGGTTCGACAGATTCAGGTAGAGGCGTTGCGGCGTTTACGTGAAATTCTCGAAAAAGAAGGCCTGTCTGGAAACCTTCTGTTCAAATAGCCTTTCTGACGTAACATCCGGAACGCCGGCCATGTCTCATGGCTGGCGTTTTCTGTTTTAGTATCCCTGCAAATGAGAACCAGGTGGCGCTTCGCCCCTTTCGGCCATTGTTAGAATAGCGTCACCGGGGGCTAAGGATCCGTACCTGGTGACGAATGAACTCTCATAATAATGACTAAAAAGGAAAGGACTATAAAAAAGGCGTTTTTGACGTGCTTTGCATCCCTGATGCTGGCCGCCACACTCTCAACTCCTGCTTTGGCGTTGACTGTTGAGGGTGTTAATGGCCCAGAGACCTATAAGGCAGACAGCACAGAGCTTGCCTTGAACGGTGCAGGCACTCGCTCCAAGTTTTTCATGGATCTCTACATTGGCAGCCTCTATGTGCCTCAGAGTCAGCAGGATGGAAATGCCGTGATTGAGGCAGATGAGCCTCAGGCAATTACGCTGCACATTATTTCCGGCATGATTACCAGCGGCCGTATGACAGAAGCAACCATGGAAGGCTTCGAGGCTTCTACGGGTGGTGACATGGCTCCCGTTCAGGCAGACATTGATCAGTTCAGGTCGGTGTTCAAAGAGGAAATCAAGGAAGGTGACGTATTTGAGCTGGTCTACGTGCCGGGTGAGGGCGTCAAGGTGCTAAAAAACGGTGAGCAAAAAGACACTGTTGGTGATCTTGAATTCAAGAAAGCCTTGTTTGGTATCTGGCTTTCTGACGAACCGGCTCAGAAGAGTCTGAAGAAGAAAATGCTGGGTCAAGGCTGACAGAGAGCTTCTGCCCGTTTCAGAGAAGCCGGCTATTGCCGGCTTTTTTGTACTTTGAGTCAGTACCTTACAGATAATCGCTTTTCTGTTTGAACTCGCAAAGATCCTCAACAATACAGGCACCGCATCTGGGCTTGCGTGCTACGCAGGTGTAACGCCCGTGCAGGATAAGCCAGTGATGGGCGTCTTGCAGAAACTCTTTGGGCACTAATCGCATCAGGCGGTCTTCCACTTCCAGTACGTTTTTGCCCGGAGCGATGCCGGTGCGATTGGATACCCGGAAAATATGAGTGTCCACCGCCATGGCCAGGTGTCCGAACGCCGTGTTCAGTACCACGTTAGCGGTTTTGCGGCCGACCCCGGGCAGCGCTTCAAGGTCTTCCCGTTTATCGGGAACAATACTGTCGTGCTTTTCAATCAGTATGCGGCAGGTCTTGATGACGTTCTCTGCCTTGCTGTTGAATAACCCGATTGTCTTTATGTAGCTCTTCAGGCCGTCCACACCGAGCGCAAGTATGGCCTCTGGCGTGTTGGCGACCGGATAGAGTTTGTCAGTAGCCTTGTTGACGCCTACATCCGTTGCCTGAGCGGAGAGAATAACCGCAATGAGTAGCTCAAACGGACTGCTGTAGTTCAGTTCCGTTGTCGGATTGGGGTTGGCTTCCCGCAAACGGGAGAAGATTTCAATACGTTTGGCTTTATTCATTGTGCTTCATCGCGACTCTGGGCGCAGATCATGAGACGTTCCCGGTGACTCGCACGCGCTTGCTACCAGGCGTTGCGGCTGTCTGAAACGCCTTCCGGCGTTCCTCAAGGTGGTTGTCGATGCCGTTCTTCAGGGCAATCAGCAAGCCGAGGCCAACGAAGGCGCCGGGCGGTAACACCATGAACAGCATGTCCGGGTAGTTGGCAAAGGGCTCTATGACCCAGTTAGCAGCCATGGGGCCTAGCAGCAGGTGCATATCCGCAAACAGGGTGCCCTGGCCGATCAACTCGCGCATGCCACCGAGAATAATGAGCACTATCAGGAAACCGGTGCCCATCATTGCACCATCCAGTAGCGCGGGACCAGGTGCGTTGCGTGAGGCAAACGCATCGGCACGACCCAGAATTGCGCAGTTGGTAACGATCAGAGGTATGAAAATACCGAGTATCTGATAAAGCTCGTAGGTATACGCCTGCATCAGCAACTCAGCACAGGTTACAAAGGAGGCAATAATCATCACGAAGGTAGGTAGGCGCACGGATTCGCCGACAAAGTTCCGGATCAGCGAAACCGCCAGGTTAGAGCCCATCAATACCATCAGGGTTGCCAGCCCCAGACCGATTGCATTGACCAGAGTACTGGTAACCGCGAGAAGAGGGCATAACCCCAACACCTGAACCAGTGCCGGGTTATTGTCCCAGAGCCCGTCACGGATGATTTCGCCGGAAGTTTTAGTCGCCATGATCAGGATTGCTCCACGTTCAGGGATTCGTCTGTCAGATCCCCGGGTGTGACTGCAGGGCCTTGCCCTGACGGGGGTTTATTGAGTTGAGCCCGGATAACCTGTTGGTTCTGCCGGAAATAAATCAGTGATTTCTGTACGGCTTTCACCACAGCTCGGGGAGTGATGGTGGCGCCGGTAAACTGGTCGAAAACGCCGCCGTTCTTTTTGACATTCCAGTCCCGTGGTGCCGGGTTACCGAGTGAACGCCCTTCAAAATCTTTGACCCAGTCGGACTTCCTGGTTTCAATCCGGTCGCCCAGCCCGGGAGTTTCCCTGTGGCTGGTAACCCTTACACCGAGAACCGTGCCTTCAAGGTCTATACCTACAAGCAACTTTATAGCGCCTGAATAGCCATCTGGTGCAATGGCGGGCATGATTATGCCAACAGGTTGTCCGTCCTGGCGTGCTATCCATGCAGTCACCGGCCCGCCTGTTGCCAGTCGGTCGCTTGCAGGTAGAACTACCGTGTCCCTGAGCATGTCATTGTTGTGGGCGTTTTCAGGGATGATTTCAAACAGTGCCTTGGCTTCTGCTCTGGCAGCCTGTTCGGTGATTCGTTCTTCGGTCAGTGCTTGGGTCACAGCAATTGTGCCGCCAGTAATAACCGCAAACAGTCCAAGCCCGATGGCACTGCGGCGAATGGATTGAGTCATAGGTGTCATGGTTCAGCTCCTGCCCCGGCTAGGCAGCCCACGACGGGCTTTGTGATGGCCATAGGTTCTTGGCGGCGTGTAGTGATCAATAAAGGGCACGGCAAAGTTCATGAGCAAAACGCTGAACGCCACGGCGTCCGGATAGTTACCCCAGCTCCGGATCAGATAGATCAACACGCCGATACCAGCCCCGTAAATCAGTTTTCCCTGATGGCTGGTGGCAGCAGATACCGGATCGGTTGCGATAAAAAATGCGCCTAGCATAGTGCCTCCGGCCAGGAGGTGCAGTGATAACGGAGTATACTGATCCGCGTTGCTGCCAAATGCCAGGCTCATCGCAACCAGCGCCCCCAGAACGGCGGCCGGAATGTGCCAGGTGATAATCCGCAGGCCAATCAGCACAATCCCGCCGGCGAGGAAGGCCGCATTGATCCACTCCCATCCTTTGGCAAAACCCTCGCCGAACGTCGGGTGTGAAAGAACTTCGGCCGCGGTATGGGTGGCAATTTTGTGTTTGTATTCGTCCAGCGGTGTGGCCATGGTCCAGCCATCGATGGCTGTTTGCTGCCCCGAGGCGATTGCCGCCAGAGTATCTCCGAAACCAGGGGCATTGTTCCAGAGCAGCGCCGGTTCCGCCCAGTTGGTGGTCATAGCTACCGGGAACGAAATCAACACCAGCGCGTAGCCCACCATGGCCGGGTTGAAAGGGTTGGAGCCCAGTCCGCCATAGAGCTGTTTGGCAATCACAATCGCGGAAATGACCGCTACTGCCGATACCCACCAGGGGGCAAACTGTGGTAACGACAGCCCGAGCAACAGCCCGGTTACAGCAGCAGTATTGTCCCTGAGAAAAAACGCGACCGGCTTGCTGCGCAGTTTGAGGATGGCAGCTTCCGAGGCCAGAGCAATGACAATGCACCAGACAACGTTTATCAGGTTGCCCCAGCCAAAGAACAGGGTCTGTGCCAGCAGGCCTGGCAAAGCCGCAAGTATGACCCAAAGCATCACCTTCGATGTCGGGCGCGCGTTATGAGCATGGGGTGAGGACTGTTGAACAAACGCCATGAAAGTTGGGCCTGATTCGGGTTATTCGATGGACTGGGTTTCGGACTGAGCCGCCAGCGTTTTGCGAGCGTCTGCCAAGGCGTCTTCTGCCCGTTTTACTCGATCATGGTTCTTGGCGACCGCACGTTCCAGTTTCCCCACGTTGTCTGCCTGCTGGGTTTTCGCGTCTTCGAGCATGGCCTGCATGGTTTCCAGCTTGGACTGTGCCTGGGAAAACTGCTTTTCCAGCGCTTCAATATCGGGTATTTCCTGCACAGGCTCTGCCGGTGCGTCCACCTGAGCCTGTTGGGCCGGCTGCGCTGCTTCGGTACTGGCCTTTTTCCGCGCCAGAGCCTGTTCCACCAAGGCAGATTTTGCCCCCCGCTCGTCCACGGCCTCTCCGTTGGCCGCGGCCTTTTCAGCTTCTGCTTTCTTTTTGGCCTGGGCTTCCGAGGCGGCTTTTGCTCGTTCCTTCCGGCGCAGATCCTTCTCCTGCTGTTCTCGTTCCAGTCTTTCCTGGCGCGCCTCAAAGCGCTCCCTGGCACGATCCGCCTTGAGTTGTTCTGCGCGCTGTACGCGAATCTCACCCTTGGCATAGCGGTAATACTGCACGAGCGGGATAGCGCTTGGGCACACGTATGAGCAGGCTCCGCATTCGATGCAGTCGAACAGGTTCAGATGCTCTGCTTTTTCAAACTCCGTTGCCTTTGCGTGCCAGAACAGTTGTTGCGGCAGAAGTTCCATAGGGCAGACCTCGGCGCACTGCCCGCAACGGATGCAGGCCTGCTCGGGGGGCGGTGCAGGCAGTTCACTGGCGGTCGCCGCAATGATGCAGTTACTGGTTTTGGTAATGGGTACCGCCGTAGTGGTCAGCGTATAGCCCATCATGGGCCCGCCGAGAACCAGGCGGCTGGCGCGGTCCGGCTGCAGACCGGCCTGCTCGAGAAGATAATCCACGGACGTACCCAGCAAAACATCAAAATTGCCCGGCTTTTCCAGCGCTTCACCGGTCAGGGTAACAATACGCGCTATGAGTGGTGTGCCCTCAAAGATGGCCCGGGAAACCGCGACGGCTGTTCCAATGTTCTGGCACATAACGCCGATATCGGCAGGAATACCGCCGCTGGGAACTTCCATCCCGGTCAGAATCTGAATTAACTGCTTTTCACCGCCTGACGGATATTTAGTCGGGACAATGGCGATTTCAATTTTGGTGCCCTGTGTAGCTTCCCGCAGGGCGGCCGCAGCTTCAGGCTTGTTGTCTTCAATGCCAATAACACAACGCTCAGGACGCAGAATCCAGGCCATGATCTTGAGCCCCGAAACGACCTCATCGGCCCTCTCACGCATGGTCATGTCGTCGGCGGTAATGTAGGGCTCACATTCGGCACCGTTGAGAATCAGTGTGTCGACCTTGCGATCCCGGCGTGGTTTCAGTTTTATGTACGTCGGAAAACCAGCTCCACCCATACCGGAGATACCGGCAGAGTGAATGATACCCAGAACCTGATCCCGGTCGAGCTTGCGATAATCACTGATCGGGTAACGCTCGCACCATTCATCCTTGCCGTCCGGTTTCAAAACGATGCATTTGTCTGTCATGCCCGAAGGATGTGGCACAGGGTGGTCGCCGACGCTTTCAATCACGCCGGATGTCGGAGCATGCACCGGAACGCCCATGCCGTGGATTACATCGGCGATTTTCTGGCCTTTCAGTACATAGTCACCAACCGCCACAACGGGTTCTGCTGGCTCGCCAATGTGCTGCTGCAGAGGGATTACCAGCTGCCCGGGAATGCCCGCAACTTGAATGGCCCGGGCGGTCGAAAGCTGCTTGTGCTCTGCCGGATGAACGCCGCCGCTAAAGTTCCAAAGCTGAGTCATCAGGAATGGGCCTCCTGCTGGTCTGTTGCGATAATCCCTGGCGCAGGCTGAGCCCAGGTCCAGCCCCGGATATCGGGTTCAATGGTGATCATGTCGATACAGTCAACAGGGCAGGGCTCCACGCACAGATCACAGCCTGTGCATTCACTTTCGATAACAGTATGCATATGTTTTGCGGCGCCCAGAATGGCGTCCACCGGGCAGGCTTGAATGCACTTGGTGCAGCCTATGCACTCATCTTCCCGTATAACGGCAACGCGCCGGGCCTGTTCCACGCCGTGTTCGGCATCCAGTGGCTGAGGCTCTACATCAAGCAGATCTGCCAATGCTTTAATAGTGGACTCGCCGCCGGGAGGACACTTGTTTATTGCATCGCCGTTGGCAATGGATTCGGCATAGGGACGGCAGCCGGGAAACCCGCACTGGCCACACTGGGTTTGTGGCAGCACCGCGTCAATCTGTTCCACCAGTGGATTACCTTCAACCCGGAACCGTTCTGAGGCGAAGCCCAGCAAACCGCCAAATACCAAGGCGAGACCGAGCAGAACCAGAACGGCGATAATAATGCCTGTCCACATAAAAACGCGTCTCCGTTAAACGCTGACCAGGCCGGTAAAGCCCAGAAACGCCAGTGACATCAACCCTGCGGTGACCATCCCAATGGCCGCGCCCCGGAAGGAAACAGGGACATCGGCCACGGCAATGCGTTCGCGCATCGCGGCAAACAGCACCAGCACCAGCGAAAAGCCGGCAGCGGCGCCAAAGCCGTAGAGTACTGATTCAACGAAGTTGTTGTTTTTGTTCAGGTTAAGGAGCGCTACGCCGAGTACGGCGCAGTTGGTAGTAATCAGTGGCAGGAAAATGCCCAGCACGCGGTAGAGCAGAGGGCTGGTTTTACGCACCACCATCTCTGTAAACTGAACCACCACCGCAATCACCAGAATGAAGGTGATGGTTTTCAGAAACTCCAGGTCCAGAGGGGCCAACAGGTAGGTGTAGGCAAGATAACTGCACACCGATGACAGGGTCAGCACAAAGGTGGTGGCCAGGGACATGCCCATGGCCGTTTCCAGCTTGCCTGAAACCCCCATAAAGGGGCACAGGCCGAGAAACTGAACAAGCACGAAGTTGTTCACCAGAATGGTGCTGACCAATATCAGTAAATATTCTGTCATTGGAGCGCTCTGCCTCGGTGTCTGTTTACATCACCCGCATGCCGGGCGTCGCACCCGAATCCGGAGACAGAATAAAGATATCCTTGCCCCCCGGGCCGGCTGCCAGAACCATGCCTTCCGAAATGCCAAATTTCATTTTCCGGGACTTGAGGTTGGCGACCATTACGGTAAGGCGTCCCTCAAGATCTTCAGGATTGTAGGCAGACTTGATACCAGCAAACACGTTGCGTTCGCCATGCCCCAGATCAAGCGTCAGGCGAAGAAGCTTGTCTGCCCCTTCAACATGTTCTGCTTTCACTATCTTAACGACTCGGAGATCCACTTTCGCGAAATCATCAAATTCTATTTCATCTGCAATCGCTTCCGGATTGGCGGGCTGAGACGGTTTGCCGGTCGCTGCGGGCATTTCCTCTTTCGAGGCATCCAGCATTTTTTCGATCTGCGCCATGTCCACCCGGCTCATCAATGGCGTGAACTTCTTGATGCTGTGGTTTTCCAGCCGCTCGCTGCGGTTGTTCCAGTCCAGCTTCGCGTTCAGAAAGTCTTCTGACGCTTTTGCAGTCTCTGGCAATACCGGGGCAAGGTACGTCATCAACAGGTGGAACATGTTAAGAGCGTTGGTGCAGATGGCCTGCAGTTTTTCGTCCTGGCCTTCCTGCTTCGCGATCACCCAGGGCTGCTCATCGTTTACGTACTGGTTGGCGATGTCGGCCAGCTCCATGATGCGGCGCATGGCACGGCCAAACTCCCGGGCCTCGTAGAAAGCTTCTAGCTCTTTACCGGCTTCAATGAACTCTTTCAGTTTAGCCTGTTCGGTCACCTCGCCAAGCTCTCCATCGAAACGCTTGGTAATGAAGCCCGCACTGCGGCTGGCGATGTTGACCACCTTGCCAACCAGATCCGAGTTCACCCTGGCGGCAAAATCTTCCAGATTCAGGTCCATGTCATCCACGCCGCCCGTTAGCTTGCCGGCAAAGTAATAACGCAGGTATTCGGGGTTCAGGTGATCCAGATACGTGCGGGCCATGATGAAGGTGCCCCGGGACTTGGACATCTTCTTGCCATTGACCGTAACGAAACCGTGCGCCCAGACCGCCGTTGGCGTGCGGAAGCCGGCATCGTAAAGCATCGACGGCCAGAACAGGGCGTGGAAGTTGATGATGTCCTTACCGATAAAGTGATAAACCTCAGCGGTGGAATCCGCCTTCCAGAAGTGCTCAAAATCGATATCTTCCCGTTTACACAGGTTCTTGAAGCTCGCGAGGTAACCGATAGGGGCATCGAGCCAGACATAGAAGTATTTGCCGGGCGCATCCGGAATTTCAAAACCGAAGTAGGGCGCGTCGCGGCTGATATCCCATTCCTGAAGACCTGCATCGAGCCACTCGGCCAGTTTGTTGGCAACCTGTGGCTGCAGCGCACCGCTGCGAGTCCACTTGGTCAGAAAGTCCGCAAACTCAGGTAACTTGAAGAAGTAGTGCTCCGACTCCTTCTCGATCGGCGTGGCGCCGGATACCGCAGAGCGCGGGTTGATCAGTTCTGCAGGCGTGTAAGTTGCGCCGCAGGCTTCACAGTTGTCGCCGTACTGATCCTCGGTTTTGCACTTCGGACAGGTGCCCTTGATAAAACGGTCCGCGAGAAACATGTTTTTCTCAGGATCAAAGGACTGGGTAATCTTACGTGTGGCAATGTGCCCGTTGTTCTGCAACTGACGGTAGATATACTCGGAAAAATAGCGGTTCTCTTCCGAATGAGTGGTGTAGTAGTTATCAAAGCGGATGTGGAAACCGCTGAAATCCTGCTGATGCTCTTCACGAATCCGGTCGATCAGTTGCTCAGGCGTAATACCTTCACGCTCTGCACGAAGCATTATGGCGGTGCCATGGGCATCATCGGCGCAAACGTAGTAGCAATTTTGGCCTCGCATTTTCTGATAACGCACCCAGATATCCGTCTGAATATATTCCAGCAGATGGCCCAGGTGAATGGGGCCATTGGCGTAGGGTAGGGCGCTGGTAACCAGAATATCGCGCTGTTGCTTTGAACTCGCTTGCGTCATGGTGTGTCCGAGCCTTTCATCAGGTAAGGGTTGTATGGTCAGAAACGGGCTCAGATGATACCTTTCAAGCAGATAATTTTCACCCGAAACACCTGTTTTCATGCTGAAAAACCAGCATGAGCTTATTCCGGAGAGCCAGATGACGAAGATTTCAGAGCAAGCCCTGCAGGCGGCGGTTCGTGAATACCGAGACCCGTACCTGGCAAAGGATCTTTACGATCTGGGTGCCGTAAAGTCGCTGGTGGCGGA is part of the Marinobacter antarcticus genome and harbors:
- a CDS encoding protein-L-isoaspartate(D-aspartate) O-methyltransferase, encoding MTSRRTRMRLVQRLKESGIESDRVLEVMGQVPRHIFLDEALSHRAYEDTSLPIGYGQTLSQPYIVARMTELLLRHEPARVLELGTGSGYQTAVLSQLFDQIYSVERIKPLQDRARERLRQLNIRNVMLKHADGGMGWPERGPFDGIIVTAAPMEVPSELLDQLADGGVLVAPVGEEHQVLVEVIRNGDRFERRELEPVRFVPLLGGVVR
- a CDS encoding DUF368 domain-containing protein — encoded protein: MAMGAADVVPGVSGGTIAFITGIYFRLLEAISAIPRAVFRDLFRGKLSAFWQACDGTFLSTLLAGILTSIVTMASGISFLLAEYPILIWSFFFGLILASVWHVGRQARHYRVSLLFPLVIGIVVAWWITTLSVGQLNPSALTFFAAGAVAICAMILPGISGSFILVIVGMYAPVLAAIKSFDIAVLLLFMAGCLVGLLSVARLITWAFHKYHDHVLALLTGFMIGALNKVWPWKETLSWRTNSSGEQVPLSEVSISPGAFADLTGLDPQIATVAAMVIVGIVLVLLIEWFGGRYQKAEQAVSDSAG
- a CDS encoding peptidoglycan DD-metalloendopeptidase family protein, with protein sequence MIAFLFLSGSLSGCNTQALYRDDIYNPPVYWGRHVVREGETLYGIAWIYGRDYRELGNANGLSPPWTIRAGQVLRLDRRGTATSGSGGRATAKASRPSANTSARASGARSPVPTPASTRKPAVTRQSDNSAPLASRTQTVASIPWRWPHSGTVIAGYSSSGKVNKGVDIAGKAGDAVRAAADGSVVYAGNGLLGYGNLIIVNHNEQYLSAYAHNRKILVSEGEGVKAGQVIAELGGSGSDRPMLHFEIRKNGNPVDPTHYLPPR
- the rpoS gene encoding RNA polymerase sigma factor RpoS, with translation MSAEQEGMIVDRITGVDGSSNVDDSEDQLLAEEKTDKSAPEAAEANEGFPTQGRYYASAKQLDATQLYLNEIGFSPLLTPEEEVYFARLARKGEDSGRKRMIESNLRLVVKIARRYVNRGLTLLDLIEEGNLGLIRAVEKFDPERGFRFSTYATWWIRQTIERAIMNQTRTIRLPIHVVKELNLYLRAARELTQTLDHEPSAEEIAKKVDKPVNDVKRMLGLNERVASMDMPIGAGGEKSLLDTVADEGASDPADVLQESNMCSCLGKWIDQLSEKQQEVLSRRFGLRGYPVSTLEEVGQEICLTRERVRQIQVEALRRLREILEKEGLSGNLLFK
- a CDS encoding chalcone isomerase family protein: MKKAFLTCFASLMLAATLSTPALALTVEGVNGPETYKADSTELALNGAGTRSKFFMDLYIGSLYVPQSQQDGNAVIEADEPQAITLHIISGMITSGRMTEATMEGFEASTGGDMAPVQADIDQFRSVFKEEIKEGDVFELVYVPGEGVKVLKNGEQKDTVGDLEFKKALFGIWLSDEPAQKSLKKKMLGQG
- the nth gene encoding endonuclease III; translated protein: MNKAKRIEIFSRLREANPNPTTELNYSSPFELLIAVILSAQATDVGVNKATDKLYPVANTPEAILALGVDGLKSYIKTIGLFNSKAENVIKTCRILIEKHDSIVPDKREDLEALPGVGRKTANVVLNTAFGHLAMAVDTHIFRVSNRTGIAPGKNVLEVEDRLMRLVPKEFLQDAHHWLILHGRYTCVARKPRCGACIVEDLCEFKQKSDYL
- a CDS encoding electron transport complex subunit E, giving the protein MATKTSGEIIRDGLWDNNPALVQVLGLCPLLAVTSTLVNAIGLGLATLMVLMGSNLAVSLIRNFVGESVRLPTFVMIIASFVTCAELLMQAYTYELYQILGIFIPLIVTNCAILGRADAFASRNAPGPALLDGAMMGTGFLIVLIILGGMRELIGQGTLFADMHLLLGPMAANWVIEPFANYPDMLFMVLPPGAFVGLGLLIALKNGIDNHLEERRKAFQTAATPGSKRVRVTGNVS
- the rsxG gene encoding electron transport complex subunit RsxG, translated to MTPMTQSIRRSAIGLGLFAVITGGTIAVTQALTEERITEQAARAEAKALFEIIPENAHNNDMLRDTVVLPASDRLATGGPVTAWIARQDGQPVGIIMPAIAPDGYSGAIKLLVGIDLEGTVLGVRVTSHRETPGLGDRIETRKSDWVKDFEGRSLGNPAPRDWNVKKNGGVFDQFTGATITPRAVVKAVQKSLIYFRQNQQVIRAQLNKPPSGQGPAVTPGDLTDESLNVEQS